A region of Vigna radiata var. radiata cultivar VC1973A unplaced genomic scaffold, Vradiata_ver6 scaffold_252, whole genome shotgun sequence DNA encodes the following proteins:
- the LOC106755346 gene encoding uncharacterized protein LOC106755346 yields the protein MAAVRAECLAQIAKSKNGGNEGEQGEGAGGKRIPLEEENSSAHAEGREEKGNKDSQSLVKVEESTTMVPFVREIMEVHISEQFVPPQFKMYDGTSDPAAHVKSFINTMTFRTGCNAIWFRAFSLSLEGEALEWFNSLPVNSIENFKSLGEMFKRQFVASSMEDVTVVDLMNLKQGKEESLKSFTDQYQKTVRRVRGLSLELDLQYVMPALRPGPFKDSVCRNAPSTMEELRKQAVDEARVENMKQNYRREQQEAKAEKGDSRKGEGQGSKPNEPRLKEGPRGPRFPHYTPLNAPRARILQEALSTQVLSTPQKRPTPPGADLSKRCLYHQNPGHDMEDCVTLKDKIEELIRMGQLQQYVRREDVHRTEGPSRREHSYTRPASPTRNIRRETNYRTYDRPPKDQVRRTDRRDRSRSKDTSRGPLRGTINTISGGFAGGGSTSSARKRSIRALRSIHAVDVRRRSMPPITFSDEDFHAPDPDQDDPMVINIEIARYGVNRVLVDQGSSVNILYWRTFLQMDISGDLIVPYDEQIVGFAGERVDTKGYIDLNTRLGTGRESEEMKVRFILVDASTAYNVFLGRPCLNAFGAIVSTPHLTMKYPTRRGTICTVRANQKTARECYAAGLRIYPKEEKRKVSRSEVALADLDPRTNTDDRLEPVGETQPILVGTKADQTTTIARGLPKVIKKELRSMLWNNRDLFAWTAAYMSGIHPSVMSHKLSLYKDARPISQKKRKMGDEKRKAVEEEVRKLKEAGFIKEVTYTTWLANVVMVKKANGKWRMCTDYTDLNKACPKDSYPLPSIDALVDGASGHKILSFLDAYSGYNQIPMHSPDREKTAFMSDRANYCYEVMPFGLKNAGATYQRLMDRFFAKQIGRCMDVYIDDMVVRSPDEQSHLRDLEEVFGEVRRYGMRLNPAKCTFGVSGGKFLGFMLTSRGIEANPDKCEAILKMPSPTTLKDI from the coding sequence ATGGCCGCGGTGAGGGCTGAATGCTTGGCCCAGATCGCGAAGAGTAAGAACGGGGGAAACGAAGGCGAGCAAGGTGAGGGAGCAGGAGGGAAGCGGATACCATTGGAGGAGGAAAACAGTAGTGCTCACGCAGAGGGAAGAGAGGAGAAGGGAAACAAAGATAGTCAATCACTTGTTAAGGTGGAGGAGTCAACCACTATGGTGCCGTTCGTACGGGAAATTATGGAAGTACACATATCGGAGCAGTTTGTACCGCCTCAATTCAAGATGTACGATGGGACGTCCGACCCGGCCGCCCACGTTAAGTCATTTATCAACACCATGACCTTCCGCACCGGGTGTAACGCCATTTGGTTTAGGGCGTTCTCTCTGTCCCTAGAAGGAGAAGCTTTAGAATGGTTTAACTCGTTGCCGGTTAATTCCATTGAGAACTTCAAGAGTTTGGGAGAAATGTTCAAAAGACAATTTGTCGCGAGTAGTATGGAGGATGTGACGGTGGTAGACCTAATGAATCTGAAGCAGGGTAAGGAAGAATCTCTGAAGTCTTTCACGGATCAGTATCAGAAAACAGTCCGCAGAGTCAGGGGCCTGAGTTTAGAACTAGACCTCCAGTATGTCATGCCTGCATTGAGGCCAGGCCCTTTTAAAGACAGTGTGTGCCGGAATGCTCCCAGTACAATGGAGGAATTGAGGAAACAGGCGGTCGATGAGGCCCGGGTGGagaatatgaaacaaaattaccGACGAGAGCAGCAGGAAGCTAAGGCCGAGAAGGGGGACAGTAGAAAAGGTGAAGGTCAAGGAAGCAAACCGAACGAACCTAGACTCAAAGAGGGGCCAAGGGGCCCCAGATTCCCGCATTACACTCCTCTCAACGCCCCTAGAGCCCGGATACTACAAGAGGCGCTGAGCACCCAAGTCTTATCAACACCTCAGAAGCGGCCCACACCTCCAGGGGCGGACCTGAGTAAGCGATGCCTATATCACCAAAACCCCGGACATGATATGGAGGATTGTGTGACGTTGAAAGACAAGATTGAGGAGCTCATCCGAATGGGGCAGCTGCAGCAATACGTTAGAAGAGAAGACGTCCACCGAACGGAGGGACCGTCCAGAAGAGAACACTCATACACGAGGCCGGCTAGTCCGACCAGAAACATCAGAAGGGAAACGAACTACCGGACGTATGATCGTCCGCCTAAAGATCAGGTGAGGCGGACGGATAGAAGGGACAGGAGCCGCAGTAAGGACACCTCGAGAGGACCTTTGAGAGGGACGATAAATACCATCTCCGGAGGCTTTGCCGGAGGGGGGTCCACCTCGTCCGCCCGGAAAAGGAGTATCAGGGCGCTGAGATCCATACATGCTGTTGACGTCCGAAGGAGATCGATGCCACCTATCACCTTCTCGGACGAGGATTTTCACGCCCCTGACCCCGATCAGGATGACCCGATGGTCATTAATATTGAGATAGCCCGGTACGGAGTGAATAGGGTATTGGTGGACCAGGGCAGCTCGGTCAACATACTGTACTGGAGGACTTTCCTCCAAATGGACATATCGGGGGACCTCATCGTTCCTTATGACGAACAGATTGTGGGATTCGCCGGCGAGCGAGTAGACACGAAGGGCTATATCGACCTTAACACCCGCCTTGGCACGGGGCGGGAGAGCGAGGAGATGAAGGTAAGGTTCATACTAGTGGATGCAAGTACCGCTTACAATGTTTTCTTGGGGCGACCATGTCTTAACGCGTTTGGGGCGATTGTCTCCACCCCTCATTTGACAATGAAGTATCCCACCCGAAGGGGGACTATTTGCACAGTAAGAGCCAATCAGAAAACGGCCAGGGAATGCTACGCGGCCGGTTTACGCATATACCCAAAGGAAGAGAAACGAAAGGTAAGCCGGTCCGAGGTCGCGTTGGCCGACCTCGACCCGCGAACTAATACGGACGATCGGCTGGAACCGGTAGGGGAAACCCAGCCTATACTGGTAGGGACTAAGGCCGACCAAACCACCACTATAGCAAGGGGATTACCGAAGGTGATTAAGAAGGAGCTGCGGAGTATGCTGTGGAACAACCGGGACTTGTTCGCCTGGACGGCAGCATATATGTCGGGCATACATCCGTCTGTAATGTCTCATAAGTTATCGCTATATAAGGACGCTCGCCCTATATCCCAGAAGAAACGAAAGATGGGAGACGAGAAGAGAAAGGCGGTGGAGGAAGAAGTGCGAAAACTAAAGGAGGCAGGGTTTATCAAGGAAGTGACGTACACAACTTGGTTGGCCAACGTAGTAATGGTAAAAAAGGCAAACGGGAAGTGGCGGATGTGTACAGATTACACGGATTTGAACAAGGCGTGCCCAAAGGATTCTTACCCTTTGCCGAGCATAGACGCTCTAGTGGACGGCGCTTCTGGACACAAGATACTCAGTTTTTTAGATGCTTACTCCGGATACAATCAAATCCCAATGCATTCCCCTGATCGAGAGAAAACCGCATTCATGTCGGACCGGGCCAATTATTGTTACGAGGTAATGCCGTTCGGATTAAAGAATGCGGGCGCCACCTACCAGAGGCTGATGGATAGGTTCTTCGCCAAACAGATTGGGCGTTGCATGGACGTGTACATCGACGACATGGTGGTCCGGTCACCCGATGAGCAAAGCCACTTGCGTGACTTGGAGGAAGTCTTTGGCGAAGTCCGGAGGTACGGGATGAGGTTGAATCCGGCGAAGTGCACTTTTGGGGTATCTGGAGGAAAATTTCTTGGTTTCATGCTGACATCCCGGGGAATTGAGGCTAATCCAGACAAATGCGAGGCCATCCTGAAAATGCCGAGCCCGACAACCTTGAAAGATATCTAA